The following is a genomic window from Clostridium fungisolvens.
AGTTATCACCAAAAGTTAGTTTTATATCTTGACCAAGTTCATTTCTATCAGCATCTGGTGATAAAGCTGGTGCAGCTGGAAGATGAATATTATCAGCGGTTTCTGCTAATTCTCCTGTTGCATCCTTGGCACCTTTCACTTCAAATCTTACATTGTCGATGTAAACATCATGAATACCTATTTGTCCAAGACCTTCTACCTTACCTAATAAGAACTTTAGCCCTGCTACATCATCTTTGTCTATAGTAAATTCATAGCTATAAGTCTGAACGTAGTCTTCTAGTTTAACCATCTTGTCTAAATAACGAGTATAACTAGAGTTTTCAGTAGTAAGTTCTATTAATCTTGGAGTAGTAGCTCTAGCATTAAAGGAAACGGTATAAGTCTTTCCTTTGGATAAAGTTAATCCTTCTTGATAAAGCATTACATCCCATGGATTGTTAGCAGCACTATAAACATGGAACTTCATACCACCATTTTCAACAGAATATTTAGATTCTTTATCCCATTGATCATATCTGCCTTGTACAAATTCATTCCAATTGGCTGTTCCATCTGTAAAGTATCCATTTTTAAGTGGGAATGCTTTTTCTCTTGCTCCCTTTTCTTCTACTCTTACATTATCTACATAAACCTCATGTGAAACATTGTTTACTGTTCCATCAACTTTACCTAATAATAGCTTGAAGGAAGCTAACATGTCTGAATCCAATGTCAATTCGTAATTTAATGTTTTAGTTGTTGTTGATATACTTTCATTCTTAGATAAATATCTATTTCCATTAGCATCTACCACAACCTCAACAGTTCTTGGCATAGTTGACCTTATATCTAAAGACACAACATAAGTTTTACCTTTATATAGCTGGAAGTCATTTTGCATTAGCATTACATCCCATGGATTGTTGCCTATACTTGAAACTAGATATTTTAACTGACCGTTTTCCACCTTAGCTGATGTAACCTTATCCCATCCGTCATATCTACCTTGTACAAAGTCAGTCCATTTTGTCATACCGTTTGAGAAGTCACCATTTTTAAGTGGGAACTGATCATTTAATGAAAGCTCACCAATATTGTTATTAGTTAAGCGAATCATCTTTATATTATCAAGGTAAACTGTTTCATTACTTCCACCTAATTTAAATACTAACTGTCCCTCTGTATCAGTAACCTTTGGCATTGTAAACTCAAAGGATTTTTCTCCCATGGTGTTAGTTAGATTAAAGGATTTTTCTGCCATTGTGCTAGTTAGGTCAATTGTTTGATCACCAGAATAGTTTGTCTTACCATCCTTACTTATAAGTGCTACTTTAATCTGCCTAGCAGAAGATGCTCTAGCATTGAATGTAACCTTATATCTATCTGTAGGAAGTAAATTTATTCCCTTCTGAAGGAATTTTATAGAGTCTGCACTATTTCCTGCATTTGATATATCAACTCTAAGCTCTCTTGTATCTGCATCAACGGATGCTACTGCTACTCCTTCAGCATTTTCAAGATGCCAGTATTCCTTTCTGTCTATTGAACCAAGATCAAAGGTTCCATTATAAACTTGGTTTCCATCCTTTAACGGATCTTTAGGTGCATCTTGATCAGTTAGAGAATCAATTTCCTCTAGTTTTACATTTCCTATCCAAACTGAGTTTGTATTAAGTCCCATATTAAACTCTAGTCTAGCTAAAGGATCTGTATTTGCTTGCATTTGGAAGGTATATGCATAACTTTGCATGTCACTCTTTAGATTTACATTGAAATTATCAGAATAAACCTGCCAGCTGTGACTTGCATCTCCACCAAATTTTACAGCCATAGTTCTAGCAGCTGATGCTTTTGCATCAAAGCTTAACTTGTAATATCTTCCTGTTGCTAAAGCTACTTTTTGTATCATTTGAATTGAGTGAACTTGTGTACCAGCATTAGTTATATCAACTTTTGCATACTTATTGCTATTTATAGTATCTACTGATATAGAACCAGCTCCACCAAATTGACTTTGATGTACAAAGTTCCAATTAATATTATCTAAACTTTGAGAATCACCAGTTATATCAGTGAAACCTTTTTCGTAATTTGTATCATAAACATAGTTTCCACTTACTGCTGTCTTAGAACCATCTGGAAGATTATCTTTTTCCACAACTGGTTCCACTGGAGCCTTATATGGTCTTCCAGTTAAATCATAAACTCTTACATAGTCAACTGACATAGTAGCAGGAATATCTGACGCTGCAGGTGTTTTTCCTCCGTCAAAGTTTCCACCTACTGCAAGGTTTAGGATCATATAAAAATCTTTATCAAACGGTGCTGGATATGCATATTTATCTGGTTGATTTTCTCCTTGACTGAACCAGTTGTTAGTAGTTTGATATAAGTTTCCATCAACATACCATCTCATCTCGCCTGGTTCCCATTCTATTGAGTAAGTGTGATATCCTGTTATGTCCTGTCCACTTTGGAAAGTGTAATTATCTCCAGTAGATTTATTATTAGGCCATGTCTTACCATAATGTAGGGTTCCTGCCACTTGGTCTAAAAGACGTCCTCTGGCTTCCATTATATCTATTTCTCCTGAAGATGCCCACGTTCCATATTCAGAGTTCTTTGGCATCATCCAGAAGGCTGGCCATAAGCCTTCTCCCTTTGGCATCTTTATTCTTGCTTCAAACTTTCCATAGGTTTTATCAAAGGTTGGATTTGTCCAAAGTCTTCCTGAAGTATATGGTTTTCCACCCTTACCATCATTCTTAGCTTGTATAACTAAATTACCATCTTGTACTTTAATATTGTCCTTTGTATAGTATTCCTGTTCATTATTTCCCCATCCATCTAAGCCGTATTCAGCACCAGTTCCGTTTTGATATGCCCATTTATCTAAGTTAACCCCATTGGTATCAACATTAGTGCCTGATCCATCAAATTCATCTGACCATACAAGGGACCATGGATCCTCTGGAGCTTTTGGAGCTGCTACATTAACTTCTATAGAAGTTGTCTTATCTGTTCCTTCTACTGCTCCCTTAAATACAAACTGAGTTGCTTTTGAAACATTTCCATTATAGCTTGAACTGTCCCATGTAACTTTAGCACTAGCATTCAATCCATTTGATAAGGTAATTTCAACTGTTTGAGGAAGAGATAAGTTTTGAAGTAAAGTACCATTATCCACATATATTGAGGCTGGTGCTTTAATAGAAACCACATAAGGTGCACCAACATTTATAGTTATGCTTGCCCTTATACTAGTCCCCTCAACTGTTCCTTCAAAAGTATAAGATTGAACCCCTGAAACATTTCCATTATATCCTGAAGTATTCCAAGTTACCTTAGCCGGTGCTATAGTTTTATTTGACAGATTTACACTTACTGTATTTGGTAATGGTAAATCTGATAGGGATGTTCCATTAGAAACATTTATTGATGCTGGATTAATAACTGATACTATTGTTATAGCTTCGTTCTTTGCAGCCACATATACAGTTATATCTGCATTAATATTACCTTGTTCTAGCGTCCCTTTAAAGGTATAAGTCTCTGCTTTAGTATTATTAGAATTGTATTTTTCTACAACCCAAGTTACTTTGGCAGATGAAACAGCACCATTTGACATATTAACTGTAACTGTCTTTGGTAGCATTTCTAATAGATCTTTTGCTGAAGTTCCATTTTCTATGGATACTGCAGCTGGATTGTTTACGGAAACCACTGTTGGATTTCCTACCTTTACACCTAAAACAGTAGTCTTAGTGATTCCTTCAACAGTTCCTGTGAAGGTAAATGTTTTTTCTGAAGCTGTGTTTCCATTATAGCTTGAGGTATCCCAAGTAACCTTTGCATCATTTTTACTTCCGTTTGACCATTTTACTTCTACTGTCTTAGGAAGTAGTTTCTTAACTGCGTCTAATGTAGTTCCATTATCTACAGCTATCATCTTTGGTTCTGTTATTGAAGTTACATAAAGACTTCCAACCTTTACATTTATCTTAGTGGATATGTCACTTTGACCATCAATGCTTCCTTTTAAAGTATAAGTGGTCTCTTTTGAAACATTTCCGTTATATCCGTTAGTTTGCCACGTAACCTTCAAGGTACTGGTAGTACCATTTGATAGATTTACTTTAACAGTTTTAGGTAAACTTGCCTTTAAATCATTTAAGGAAGTTCCATTGCTTACATTTAATGAAGCTGGATCTATAGCTGATACTACGAAAGGACTTCCAACCTTTACTTTTATAGATATCTGACCATCATAGCCACTAATAGTCCCCTTTAATTCAAAGATTGTTTCTTTGTCCACATTTCCGTTGTAAGAAGAAGTGTCCCAAGTTACCTTAACATCCAAAGCCTTGTCACCTTCAGTTACTGCACTTACGGATTGAGGTAATGGTACATCCTCTAGCTTTGTACCATTCTTAACTTCTATAACTGATAATTCCTTTATGGACTTTATCTTTGAGCTATCGCTCTCTACATAAACAGTTATTTTTGTAGTTAACTTAGTTCCTTTTACAGTCCCTGTAAAGGTGTATCCTTCTTTAGGTTCCTTTATAGATACATAATTAGTAGTATCCCATACTACATCTACTGTACTTTTTGTTCCATCTGACATAACTACATTTATTTTTTTAGGGAGAAGCTCTATTATTTCGTTAAGCTTAGCCCCTTTTTGAACATTTAGATTTTCTGAATCAACGACACTTTTTACTGTAACACTGGTTGAACTATCGGTATCCTTCTTTCCACCAGTGATTCCATAGTTAACTCCTATGCCTCCCAGTATTATAAGTATCACTACAACAATCCCTATTAACCATTTAGTTCTCATGTTTAAGGCTTGTTTATTATCTTTTTCTGATAATTTCGTCATACTTTCCCCCCTAAAGTAAGATTATTAATAATTCCGAACTTAGAGTTATAAACGATTACAACTTATAGAAATCTTTTCATCCCTCCTTGATTAAATATTTATGACATGATTTTATCAGCACAGTTTTATACAGTTCACAATTATTAAAGATAGTTTTTGAAATTTTTCATTATACTTTTTATAGCTTTCATTCATATTAAATGAACTTCGAGCATTATTATTTTAAATTCTTTAATAAAAGAGTCTCTATTATAAACACTTTACTGATAGGATTAGATCTGATTAGTGCTAGATATTTTATTAATTATCTTGAAGCTTAACTGTGATAAATATTGCAAATATGTCATAATGTTCCATTATTCATATAAATTATAGGTATCTGCTTAAACATTTACAACGGTACTTTTTTTGGATATGCTGTGCTTTTTTTATATGTTCAATGTTTTGCTGTACACAATTTTAAGTAATTACACTAATAGCCTCATATAAAACATTTCAAAAAAATACCGATACCAACTATAGTACCGGTGTGTCTTGTTGTTTTAAAGTTTTATGTACTAAACAATACAAATCCAGGAATAAAAGTTCCTAGTATTGCTAGAACTAAAATGCCAATTCCTCCAAGCATATTATTATGCTCTTTTATCAAGTTTATACCGTATGTGCATGTATAAAAACAACTTGCTAACATAAATAAAAAAAGTAAAATTCTCATTTTAATCTCCTTCTGATGTTATTGTGTCTTCGTTATTTCTTATAGGTGAGGACTTAAACATTATTCCCGTTCTTCTCACATTAGCATCAACTTCAACATTTATTTTTGCATCTTTATAATGTTTCAACCAATTATATTCTTCAAATTCTGTAACAGTAAAAAAACTTCTAGCGACCTTTTTCCCAAATCCGAAGACGTCAGTATTGTATTCTTGCTGAGTTTTCCTTATTACATCTGAAACTCCTCTCTGTATAAGTTGCTCTATTGTTTGATTTAATTCTTCAATCTTATCTAAATCTTCATAAGGTATTCTGCTTTGAATAGCTCCTATATCTGCTTCAATATTCAGCTTTACATTAATTATGGGAATACCATCTGCAAAATGCGTAGAGATTTTTGGTCTCCGGCCTAAGCGCATATCAACTACAATAGCCTCTCCCTTACTTTGTTCATCCTCCAATGTAAAAAAGCCTCTTTGAAACTTCCCCGATACCATAAGTAAGTATCTAGTTTCATAGGCATTTAAAGTCCCAACCATCTTACTTCCATTAAAAATTGCCACTCCCATAAATTCTATCTTTCTATTTCCACTTCTAGGCATTTCTCCCGGTGGCCTATTGTATTGAGTTTTTAGCATAGATGAAAATATTTCATTAGAATCTAAAGGCAACGAACCACTTTTATCCAACGGTTGTAATTTCTTAAATTCATTTAGGCCAGCATAAACAGCATAGGATTGTTTATACGGAGAAATTACACCAGTGTAAAACTCCTGAAACGTTTGCTCTGGAAAGTAGCCTGAATAGTTTGCTTGAGTAGATGCGAGTTCCATGGCTTTTGCTGTACTTTCACCTATCAATGTGTTGTTGTTTTTAATAAATTCTTCGGCGCTTCCTCTGCATATGACAACCTGCATTATTCTTCTTGTTTCTCTAAATCTTGAAATTGGTGCTAAATAATCTTCAACCCCTTCTTTTGCTACTGCTTCAGAAATAATTATAGTTTTAGTATGTACAAGAGATATTCTTCTGGTTGTCGCGCTACCTAAGAGGTTTAGCGCCTCTAGAACCGATGGAGCTTCTACAGTCTCAAATAATGTATTACCGTTATTAGATACACCTTGTGAAGAACCATTGCTGTTTTTATCATTTCCAGAGTTACCATTACTAGCTGTCTTATACACCGGGAACTGAACAGTAACTCTCATCTTATTACAAATACCTTTATCACACCCAATTACCAGTGAATATACCTGATTATCTATTTCCCTACTATCTTTTGTACAACCTAATAGAGATAAACAACTAAAAAAAATTACTACTACAACTGTACTAAGTCTCTTCATTTGTAAGCTTACCTCCTTTATTACCGCGAACTACGGAAATCAATAACACTAATATTGGTATAAAGTAAGTAATTAAAAGACTGTATTGTCTAATAGATTTAATATAAATCTCAGAAGCTTCACTTATATTCTTCGGTATCAGTGTGACCATAAAAGTAAAGTATGCAAAAGAAAATAAACAAGGCCTGTGATTAGGAACATTAAATGCCTTACAAAAGATACTTATAGCTACATAAAACGTCACTGAAACATTGATTATAGAAGCAATTACCCAAATAAATATAAATATACTTTCTATTCTTTGAATAAATCTGCTTATAAAAATTATTCTTGAAAGCTGAAAGAGTGATGACAGATTTTCTCCTCCTTGTGAATATTCGAATGCCATTAATGAGCATACAGTACCCATACTTATAATAATTCCCGATAACATTAAGCTTATTAAGCCTACTTTTTTTAAATGCTCAGTTCCATAAAGACAATTAGCTAAAAATGCAAGAAAAATCACTTCACTATATGCTGATGACCTCCAAAGTCCTACAGTAAACGTCTTTTTTACTCCGTATCCCCCTATTGGAATAAGATTGTTTATATCGTAAAATTTATATGGTAATATAAGTATTGTTATTAAGCCTATAATCATACAGAAAAATCCTACATATGACATTCTTGCAATTCCTTCTATACCAACATAGGCATATGCAACAACAATTAATAAAAGCACTGTTATAATCACGCTGGGCTGAGTATTTGGCAAAACATAGGATATTACCATTTCTACAAACTCTCTTATAGTTGCACCTGAATAAAAAATGAAGTAAGCACAAAATATAAGTGATAGAATTTTACCAATGAACTTTCCTGTAACTATATCAAATATTTGAACAAGATTCTTATTTGGATATCTCTTCATTAGTAAACAAACAATAGTGAACAATATCATACTAACCAAGCATGAAATCAATGTTGTATACCATGCAGCTGTACTTGCTTCTTTAAATAATACACTTATGCTAGTGTAAAAAACCTTAGAAGTTAAAACTACAGTAGTAAGAGTCACTGATTCCCTTATTCCAAATTTACCTTCCTTTATCATCAGATTCCCCCCTATCATAGTTATAGTTCGGAGCTTCCACAGTCCATTTTCTAGAGATCTTTGGCTGTCTAGTAGTATCTAAAGGGTTAATGCTGTCTATCCTCTTTTCCTGTTCCCATATAGGATATCTTACAATATAGTCCTTACTTTTAGAGGTTCTTGGTAACACAGGTGCAAATATTGGTATACCAAAGGATTTAATACTAACTAAATATATCCCTATTAACATCATAAAACAGGTTATCCCATAGAATCCAAGTAAAGCTCCCGAAGCAATAAATCCAAACCTTATCAATCTTATGGCCAGCCCTAAACTGAAGCTTGGTATAGCAAAATTACCAAGACCAGTTATGGCAACAATTATAATAAGTACTGGACTTACAATATTTGCTTGTACTGCCGCCTGACCTAAAATCAAAGCTCCAATTATCCCCAAAGTGTTACCGATTATTCCTGGTATCCTAATTCCCGCTTCTCTAATAAGCTCAAAAGAAAATTCCATCAACACCACTTCTACTATTGTAGGAAAGGGGACATTTTCTTTAGCCTTAACTATAGCAATCAATAAGTCTGTTGGTATCATTTCTTGGTGAAAATTTGTCATAGCCACATATATACTAGGCAGTAATGTTGCTATAAACATACCAATTAACCTTACAAATCTTAAAATTGTTCCATAAGGGAATCTCATAAATGCATCTTCCGGACTATGAAGAAGTGACACAAAATTTATTGGTACTACTTTTGCAAATGGAGTCCCCTCACAAATAATTGCAACTCGCCCTTCTGCTATATGTGATGCAGTTCTATCCGGCCTTTCAGTTGTAAGCATCGTTGGAATAATGGAAAAAGTATTATCTTCAATAAACTGTTCTAACATTCCATCCCCTGCATTATAATCAGTTTCAATACTGGCTATTCTTCTTTTTACCTCATCAACAATTGCTGGATTTACAAGTCCATTCAGATACATAATGGCACACTGGTTTTTATTTCTTTCCCCAATACTTAAAAGTTCTGTAGTCAAGTTCTCATTCTTAATAATTTTTCTTACTAAAGATATATTAACTCTTAAACTCTCATTAAAAGCTTCTTGTGCACCTGTTACAGTTTCCTCAATAGCTGGCTTCTCAACCCCTCTAGCTGGAAACCCTTTTGTTTCATTAGTCACATAGAAATTACATCCATTAATATAAAGTACCGTATTTCCTAAAAGTATCTCATTAATTACCTCCTTAACTTTA
Proteins encoded in this region:
- a CDS encoding carbohydrate binding domain-containing protein; the encoded protein is MTKLSEKDNKQALNMRTKWLIGIVVVILIILGGIGVNYGITGGKKDTDSSTSVTVKSVVDSENLNVQKGAKLNEIIELLPKKINVVMSDGTKSTVDVVWDTTNYVSIKEPKEGYTFTGTVKGTKLTTKITVYVESDSSKIKSIKELSVIEVKNGTKLEDVPLPQSVSAVTEGDKALDVKVTWDTSSYNGNVDKETIFELKGTISGYDGQISIKVKVGSPFVVSAIDPASLNVSNGTSLNDLKASLPKTVKVNLSNGTTSTLKVTWQTNGYNGNVSKETTYTLKGSIDGQSDISTKINVKVGSLYVTSITEPKMIAVDNGTTLDAVKKLLPKTVEVKWSNGSKNDAKVTWDTSSYNGNTASEKTFTFTGTVEGITKTTVLGVKVGNPTVVSVNNPAAVSIENGTSAKDLLEMLPKTVTVNMSNGAVSSAKVTWVVEKYNSNNTKAETYTFKGTLEQGNINADITVYVAAKNEAITIVSVINPASINVSNGTSLSDLPLPNTVSVNLSNKTIAPAKVTWNTSGYNGNVSGVQSYTFEGTVEGTSIRASITINVGAPYVVSIKAPASIYVDNGTLLQNLSLPQTVEITLSNGLNASAKVTWDSSSYNGNVSKATQFVFKGAVEGTDKTTSIEVNVAAPKAPEDPWSLVWSDEFDGSGTNVDTNGVNLDKWAYQNGTGAEYGLDGWGNNEQEYYTKDNIKVQDGNLVIQAKNDGKGGKPYTSGRLWTNPTFDKTYGKFEARIKMPKGEGLWPAFWMMPKNSEYGTWASSGEIDIMEARGRLLDQVAGTLHYGKTWPNNKSTGDNYTFQSGQDITGYHTYSIEWEPGEMRWYVDGNLYQTTNNWFSQGENQPDKYAYPAPFDKDFYMILNLAVGGNFDGGKTPAASDIPATMSVDYVRVYDLTGRPYKAPVEPVVEKDNLPDGSKTAVSGNYVYDTNYEKGFTDITGDSQSLDNINWNFVHQSQFGGAGSISVDTINSNKYAKVDITNAGTQVHSIQMIQKVALATGRYYKLSFDAKASAARTMAVKFGGDASHSWQVYSDNFNVNLKSDMQSYAYTFQMQANTDPLARLEFNMGLNTNSVWIGNVKLEEIDSLTDQDAPKDPLKDGNQVYNGTFDLGSIDRKEYWHLENAEGVAVASVDADTRELRVDISNAGNSADSIKFLQKGINLLPTDRYKVTFNARASSARQIKVALISKDGKTNYSGDQTIDLTSTMAEKSFNLTNTMGEKSFEFTMPKVTDTEGQLVFKLGGSNETVYLDNIKMIRLTNNNIGELSLNDQFPLKNGDFSNGMTKWTDFVQGRYDGWDKVTSAKVENGQLKYLVSSIGNNPWDVMLMQNDFQLYKGKTYVVSLDIRSTMPRTVEVVVDANGNRYLSKNESISTTTKTLNYELTLDSDMLASFKLLLGKVDGTVNNVSHEVYVDNVRVEEKGAREKAFPLKNGYFTDGTANWNEFVQGRYDQWDKESKYSVENGGMKFHVYSAANNPWDVMLYQEGLTLSKGKTYTVSFNARATTPRLIELTTENSSYTRYLDKMVKLEDYVQTYSYEFTIDKDDVAGLKFLLGKVEGLGQIGIHDVYIDNVRFEVKGAKDATGELAETADNIHLPAAPALSPDADRNELGQDIKLTFGDNSAWRNAITALTIDGKAIDSSKYTVEPGIITIKADQFTTEKNYDIVVKATGFERAEVTQAIQAKSEWTLSWDDEFDGSGTNVDTNGVNLDKWAYQNGTGAEYGIDGWGNNEKEYYQKDNIKVENGNLVIEAKPEAKNGKTYTSGRLWTSPTFTQQYGRFEARMKLPKGQGFWPAFWMMPKDSAYGTWASSGEVDIMEARGRVPDSIAGTLHYGKPWPNNKSTGATYNFPTGQDITGFHTYSVEWEPGEIRWYVDGNLYQTTNNWFSQSAGQPDKNAYPAPFNKPFYIILNLAVGGNFDGGVEPSASDFPAKMEVDYVRAYDLTGRQYKQPVEPILEKDTLPADAKQPIDGNYVHDVNFSQPITEVTTGSLNTESWNFVHVPDAGGAGTVSVDTINNERFAKVNITNVGTQNYALQLIQNVALAKGRYYKLTFDAKAAASRNISVKFGGGSNRGWSAYSDNFDVGLKDSVQSYEYRFQMQSDTDTLARMEFNLGTNNAAVWIGNVKVEEVDGLYDQNAAKTPLDDGNHVYNGSFELGTMERMAFWNFNASGAIAQASVNPDTTEFKAAIDNGGTSRNAVNLVQKGINLLQSDSYELTFDGRAAVARDIEVKLLSKDGSTAYKTQILNLGTASSKQTIDFTMPQGVTDTEGQLVFNLGGTNVDVYLDNIKLIRTTNSNVDYTGVDLFPLKNGDFALGLNAWEPFTQGANASFDVINGEAKVGVQSLGTEAWNVMLNQSNMKLSKGFEYIVSFDARSSVNRDIEATLENSSYTRRFDSGFIALTPQTKHFEYSFKMTVDDVLALKFILGKTPQGAVGDVFIDNVVLQVKNAPVKKPPMLGADSANNNAGQPIDIIFGQDDAWVNAITAVKVNDKVIENSKYTLSSGKLTLAPELFTSEGSYNISVEANGYANTSVTQNIFPSSGNLILNGDMSLGDKNWTFWNNAADWSSYTIADGVADIKINYHGAKDDEWGVPFSWSTQFVQKGIQLSANKTYELSFKAWSTVNRPIIAEMTNYSGSPKVNFNITSDKDAVYKYTLKPTQDTNMNLTYLLGYIEDGTNVTPSGEHHVFIDDVCIKEVKVTVDKTALVSKINEAQSKVQADYTQASWQTLQNSLSNAVAVNAKTDATQADVDNAVSSLTTAINGLVKNSTVPPVTSTNIALNKTGKASSGNTAFAFDGNKGTRWESEFNDNQWISVYLGGVYSLDKVLLNWEAAYGKEYKIQVTSVMNPTEADWTDVYTESNSDGNIDEIPMNKVEARYVRMLGIKRALPYGYSLWEFEVYGTQVGNLDPVLATQTLYLTSGGKLSLNPGTSEAKDILPQDQTHVEYTIDNLNGSYNKSGNTSAELYLNSLAVGEGLKGDISYDFDGDGVVDRVESLDMMPTDGVISSGSYENFKRASSFVSGSEYKDFTNGKVKVSLYVLFGAGNGEVKANAPASSSNIVLPYDIK
- a CDS encoding Ger(x)C family spore germination protein, giving the protein MKRLSTVVVVIFFSCLSLLGCTKDSREIDNQVYSLVIGCDKGICNKMRVTVQFPVYKTASNGNSGNDKNSNGSSQGVSNNGNTLFETVEAPSVLEALNLLGSATTRRISLVHTKTIIISEAVAKEGVEDYLAPISRFRETRRIMQVVICRGSAEEFIKNNNTLIGESTAKAMELASTQANYSGYFPEQTFQEFYTGVISPYKQSYAVYAGLNEFKKLQPLDKSGSLPLDSNEIFSSMLKTQYNRPPGEMPRSGNRKIEFMGVAIFNGSKMVGTLNAYETRYLLMVSGKFQRGFFTLEDEQSKGEAIVVDMRLGRRPKISTHFADGIPIINVKLNIEADIGAIQSRIPYEDLDKIEELNQTIEQLIQRGVSDVIRKTQQEYNTDVFGFGKKVARSFFTVTEFEEYNWLKHYKDAKINVEVDANVRRTGIMFKSSPIRNNEDTITSEGD
- a CDS encoding GerAB/ArcD/ProY family transporter, which produces MIKEGKFGIRESVTLTTVVLTSKVFYTSISVLFKEASTAAWYTTLISCLVSMILFTIVCLLMKRYPNKNLVQIFDIVTGKFIGKILSLIFCAYFIFYSGATIREFVEMVISYVLPNTQPSVIITVLLLIVVAYAYVGIEGIARMSYVGFFCMIIGLITILILPYKFYDINNLIPIGGYGVKKTFTVGLWRSSAYSEVIFLAFLANCLYGTEHLKKVGLISLMLSGIIISMGTVCSLMAFEYSQGGENLSSLFQLSRIIFISRFIQRIESIFIFIWVIASIINVSVTFYVAISIFCKAFNVPNHRPCLFSFAYFTFMVTLIPKNISEASEIYIKSIRQYSLLITYFIPILVLLISVVRGNKGGKLTNEET
- a CDS encoding spore germination protein gives rise to the protein MVKKAGSLNKILSYISYKDKKQVKKFYIPTVDELRDGKGNNSNTSNNTNIKANDPSSNIAGNGGKQKDNDGTITTSIEDNIKLINSKFNAPVNKDIIIRRFLIAGKYNAFIAYLDGMVNEQIINDFILRPLLNIKEFQQKEQQCQLDYIFDSILEANKTQKLNKVKEVINEILLGNTVLYINGCNFYVTNETKGFPARGVEKPAIEETVTGAQEAFNESLRVNISLVRKIIKNENLTTELLSIGERNKNQCAIMYLNGLVNPAIVDEVKRRIASIETDYNAGDGMLEQFIEDNTFSIIPTMLTTERPDRTASHIAEGRVAIICEGTPFAKVVPINFVSLLHSPEDAFMRFPYGTILRFVRLIGMFIATLLPSIYVAMTNFHQEMIPTDLLIAIVKAKENVPFPTIVEVVLMEFSFELIREAGIRIPGIIGNTLGIIGALILGQAAVQANIVSPVLIIIVAITGLGNFAIPSFSLGLAIRLIRFGFIASGALLGFYGITCFMMLIGIYLVSIKSFGIPIFAPVLPRTSKSKDYIVRYPIWEQEKRIDSINPLDTTRQPKISRKWTVEAPNYNYDRGESDDKGR